A section of the Candidatus Cloacimonadota bacterium genome encodes:
- the citF gene encoding citrate lyase subunit alpha — translation MTVKEIKNGVGRMIPTEINGKSVNPFMGLGKHRPQGKIIGSSIPTCLDYPLDGDKTVPSLKEALIKAGLKDGMTISTHHHLRNGDLVANEIFKIASQLGVKDLTWYPSASFPSHEPLIEFLKNGTIHHIEGSMNGPLGRFTSQGKMKGVGILRSHGGRVQALKNGEVKIDIAVMAAPASDKFGNANGQRGPSACGVLGYAKADSMFAEKVIIVTDHLENFPCMPMEVEGNYVDYVVEVDHIGIPEKIVSGTTKVTTVPERLEIAELSAQFLLESGILKDRGFIQAGAGGISLAIGQFIHQIFKKKGWKIQVGFGGSTEYMVSMLKDGTMEHLLDGQAFDLTAVHSITQNANHNSYPVFNAYNFHSKGNLNSMMDLSILGATEVDVNFNANVVTHSDGYLLHGIGGWQNCLHAKNVILPLPLVRRNIPVVRDEVTTIVGPGELIDVIITNHGIAINPERKDLLEKMKNSTLPIVTIEELKDKAEQICGKQEKPDFTDKVVAAVKWVDGTVIDVIRQIK, via the coding sequence ATGACAGTAAAAGAAATCAAAAATGGCGTCGGCCGCATGATCCCAACCGAAATTAACGGAAAATCAGTAAATCCTTTCATGGGATTAGGGAAACATCGACCGCAGGGCAAAATTATTGGATCATCTATTCCCACCTGTTTAGATTATCCACTCGATGGTGATAAAACAGTTCCTTCGCTCAAAGAAGCTCTCATCAAAGCCGGATTAAAAGACGGAATGACTATTTCAACGCATCATCACTTGCGAAATGGTGATCTTGTTGCTAATGAAATTTTTAAGATTGCCAGCCAACTCGGAGTTAAAGATCTAACCTGGTATCCTTCGGCTTCTTTCCCCAGCCATGAACCCTTGATCGAATTTTTGAAAAATGGAACAATACATCATATTGAAGGAAGTATGAATGGACCTTTGGGTCGATTCACTTCCCAGGGAAAAATGAAAGGCGTTGGAATTCTACGTTCCCATGGCGGGCGTGTTCAAGCTCTCAAAAATGGAGAAGTTAAAATCGATATTGCAGTAATGGCAGCACCAGCTTCCGATAAATTTGGTAATGCCAATGGTCAGCGTGGACCTTCTGCCTGTGGAGTTCTTGGTTATGCCAAAGCAGATTCTATGTTTGCAGAGAAAGTAATTATCGTCACAGATCATCTGGAAAATTTTCCCTGCATGCCGATGGAGGTAGAAGGAAATTATGTCGATTATGTAGTAGAGGTCGATCATATAGGAATTCCAGAAAAAATCGTTTCGGGAACGACCAAGGTAACAACAGTTCCTGAACGTCTTGAAATTGCCGAACTTTCCGCACAGTTTTTGTTAGAATCAGGCATTTTGAAAGATAGAGGTTTCATCCAGGCAGGAGCCGGTGGAATTTCTCTGGCAATTGGTCAATTTATTCATCAAATATTCAAAAAGAAAGGCTGGAAAATCCAGGTCGGTTTTGGCGGCAGTACAGAATACATGGTCTCAATGCTCAAAGATGGAACAATGGAACATCTTCTGGATGGACAGGCTTTCGATCTAACTGCAGTTCACAGTATTACCCAAAATGCTAACCATAATAGTTATCCAGTATTCAATGCTTACAACTTCCATTCCAAGGGAAATCTTAATTCCATGATGGATCTTTCTATTCTTGGTGCTACTGAAGTTGATGTAAATTTCAATGCTAACGTTGTTACTCATTCCGATGGTTATCTATTACACGGTATTGGTGGCTGGCAAAATTGCCTTCATGCCAAGAATGTAATTTTACCACTTCCTTTAGTACGACGCAACATTCCTGTGGTTCGTGATGAAGTAACTACTATTGTAGGTCCTGGAGAATTGATCGATGTAATCATCACAAATCATGGAATTGCTATAAATCCTGAACGTAAAGATCTTTTGGAAAAAATGAAAAACTCAACACTTCCTATCGTAACAATAGAAGAACTGAAAGATAAAGCTGAACAAATTTGTGGAAAGCAGGAAAAACCTGATTTCACAGATAAAGTTGTAGCTGCAGTAAAATGGGTTGATGGAACCGTGATCGATGTTATAAGACAAATCAAATAA
- a CDS encoding isocitrate/isopropylmalate dehydrogenase family protein, which translates to MSKRTIVKMPGDGIGKTVLPEAIRVLDAVGFEADYVHADIGWEFWCKEGNPLPQRTLDIIEKHKIALFGAITSKPKSEAAKELDPAIADKGYVYYSPIVGLRQHFTLDICQRPCISFKGNPLNFIRKGPNDTIEEPEVNVVVFRQNTEGLYGGVEWTNPPDQVYDALMTHPKFSKNFGWSPRKEVAVSTRIFTKKYSERICKAAFEYAKKFGYERVTLCEKPNVIRETSGMMLAICRELEKEYEGIWFNYTNIDAQMMWLTKDPEKYGVIIAGNMFGDIVSDGFAGLIGGLGFACSANIGKEVAIFEPTHGSSPKYEELDPSIVNPIAMIMSACMMLDHIGEIEKAARIRKAIAKVVEEGKVRAYDMLKLPGGADVLEKGAASTTEMTDAIIAAL; encoded by the coding sequence ATGAGTAAAAGAACAATCGTTAAGATGCCGGGAGACGGCATTGGCAAAACTGTACTTCCCGAAGCAATCCGCGTCTTGGATGCTGTTGGTTTTGAAGCCGATTATGTGCATGCAGATATCGGCTGGGAATTCTGGTGCAAGGAAGGCAATCCCCTTCCACAGAGAACATTGGATATTATCGAAAAACACAAGATCGCACTATTTGGAGCTATCACTTCCAAACCAAAAAGTGAAGCTGCCAAAGAACTTGATCCAGCCATCGCAGATAAAGGCTATGTTTATTATAGCCCTATTGTGGGATTGCGTCAGCATTTCACATTGGATATCTGTCAGCGTCCGTGCATTTCTTTCAAAGGAAATCCGTTGAATTTTATCCGTAAAGGACCGAACGACACGATCGAAGAACCGGAAGTAAATGTGGTTGTCTTCCGACAGAACACCGAAGGTTTGTATGGCGGTGTGGAATGGACAAATCCGCCGGATCAGGTTTATGATGCACTGATGACACATCCTAAATTCAGTAAGAATTTCGGTTGGTCTCCCCGAAAAGAAGTTGCTGTTTCTACAAGAATTTTTACCAAGAAATATTCGGAAAGAATCTGCAAAGCTGCTTTTGAATATGCCAAAAAATTCGGCTATGAAAGAGTAACTCTTTGCGAAAAACCAAATGTGATCCGAGAAACCAGCGGTATGATGCTGGCAATCTGCCGTGAACTGGAAAAAGAATATGAAGGCATCTGGTTCAATTACACAAATATCGATGCTCAGATGATGTGGCTGACCAAAGATCCTGAAAAATATGGCGTGATCATTGCTGGAAATATGTTCGGTGATATCGTTTCCGACGGCTTTGCCGGACTTATCGGTGGTCTTGGATTTGCCTGCAGTGCCAACATTGGTAAAGAAGTTGCTATCTTTGAACCTACTCATGGTTCATCTCCAAAGTATGAAGAACTTGATCCATCTATCGTTAATCCAATCGCGATGATCATGAGTGCCTGTATGATGCTCGATCATATCGGAGAAATTGAAAAAGCTGCACGTATCCGCAAAGCAATTGCTAAAGTTGTGGAAGAAGGAAAAGTGCGAGCTTATGATATGTTGAAACTGCCTGGTGGAGCTGATGTGCTGGAAAAAGGTGCTGCTTCCACTACCGAAATGACAGACGCGATTATCGCAGCGTTATAA